The Pseudomonas sp. GD03919 region GCGTCGATTTGGCCAGCGAAGGCATCGACGTCACCCTGGTCAGCCCGGGCTTCGTCGACACCCCGCTGACGCAGAAGAACGACTTCCCGATGCCCATGCGCTGGCCAGTCGAGCGTGCAGCCCGGCACATCGCCGAGCGCCTGGACAAGCGCCCGCATGAAATCGCTTTCCCTACTCCCTTTATTGCCATACTCAAGCTACTCGGCAGCCTGCCGAGCGGCTTGCAACTGGCCATAGGTCGCCGCCTGGCGCGTAACGAGGACAATGCATGAAAATCGCCATCGTCGGCAGTGGTATCGCCGGCCTGACCTGTGCCTACCTGCTCAACCGTCAGCACGACATTCAGGTGTTCGAAGCCAGTGACTGGATCGGCGGCCACACCCACACCGTCGACGTAGAGGTGCAGGGCCGCAGTTATGCCATCGATACCGGCTTCATCGTCTTCAACGACTGGACCTACCCGAACTTCATCCGCCTGCTGGAGCAGCTCGGCGTCGGCTTCAAGCCCACCGAGATGAGCTTCTCGGTCAGCGACCCGGTCAGCGGTGTGGAGTACAACGGCCACGACCTCAACACCCTCTTCGCTCAGCGCAGCAACCTGCTGTCACCGGCGTTCTGGGGCATGCTGCGCGACATCCTGCGTTTCAACCGTCAGGCGCTGGACGACCTGGCCAACAACCGCATCGACGCCGACACCACCCTCGGCCAATACCTCGACAGCAATGGTTATGGCCGGCGTTTCATCGAGCACTACATCGTGCCGATGGGCTCGGCCATCTGGTCGATGTCGCTGGCCGATATGCTCGGCTTCCCGCTGCAGTTCTTCGTGCGCTTTTGCAAGAACCATGGCCTGCTCTCGGTCAGCGACCGCCCGACCTGGCAGGTGATCGAAGGCGGCTCGCGCAGCTACGTGGCACCCTTGACCGCCAGCTTCGCCGAGCGCATCCGCCTCAACTGCCCGGTCAGCCGCGTCGTCCGTGATCAGGATGGCGTCACCGTACACAGTGCTGCCGGTGCCGAGCGTTTCGACAAGGTGGTCTTCGCCTGCCACAGTGACCAGGCGCTGGCGCTGCTCGAACAGCCGAGCACGCAGGAGCACGAAATCCTCGGCGCAATGCCCTACGCCAACAACGACGTGGTGTTGCATACCGACACGCGCCTACTGCCCAAGCGCAAGTTGGCCTGGGCCAGCTGGAACTATCGCCTCGGCGGGCCAAGCGATCAGCCAGCAGCGGTCACCTATGACATGAACATCCTGCAGGGCATCGACAGCGACACCACCTTCTGCGTCAGCCTCAACCAGACGGCCGCCATCGACCCGAACAAGA contains the following coding sequences:
- a CDS encoding NAD(P)/FAD-dependent oxidoreductase; the encoded protein is MKIAIVGSGIAGLTCAYLLNRQHDIQVFEASDWIGGHTHTVDVEVQGRSYAIDTGFIVFNDWTYPNFIRLLEQLGVGFKPTEMSFSVSDPVSGVEYNGHDLNTLFAQRSNLLSPAFWGMLRDILRFNRQALDDLANNRIDADTTLGQYLDSNGYGRRFIEHYIVPMGSAIWSMSLADMLGFPLQFFVRFCKNHGLLSVSDRPTWQVIEGGSRSYVAPLTASFAERIRLNCPVSRVVRDQDGVTVHSAAGAERFDKVVFACHSDQALALLEQPSTQEHEILGAMPYANNDVVLHTDTRLLPKRKLAWASWNYRLGGPSDQPAAVTYDMNILQGIDSDTTFCVSLNQTAAIDPNKILARFQYAHPQYSLAGTVAQGRWEELLGAQHTYYCGAYWANGFHEDGVVSALRVARAFGETL